From the Amia ocellicauda isolate fAmiCal2 chromosome 12, fAmiCal2.hap1, whole genome shotgun sequence genome, the window ggaggaggcggaggcggaggagtggtggtggtggtggaggcgGTGGTGgcgggagagggggaggaagaggagaagaggaggaggaggaaggaggagagaggacagagaaaCAGCCACCAGAACGGACGGAGAGAATCCTCCAGTGATgcctgaggaggaggaggaggaggaagaagggaggaaaggaagagggggaggaagTGGCGGAGGGGCGGAGGTAAAGGGGAAGGGAgtgaagaaggagagagagacagccgCAGCATCAGTCTTGTCTCCAGAGTCTCTCCCCCTCCAGACACTACAGAAAGGGGATCCAGGGTGCCCCAGGAAGGCCCCAGAGGTTGACAGGATGTGGGCGGAGCCAGTTCTGGGGGAGGGGCACTTCTTGACAGACTCTGGACTGCTACagacctcttcctcctcctcctcttcctcttcatctTCTTCCTCCTACTCCCCTCCCACTGTGTCTCTGGGGCCAGAGCTCAAACAATGTGTGACGGAGAACGGGAGTCCATCGAAAGAAAtccagaagcagcagcagcagcagcaggaggaggaggaggaggagcagggacGAGGAGAGGAAGAAGCCAAGATGCAGCAGGATGGAGCGACGGTGGAGGAGGAGTGTAGGATGCAGATGAGGGAGGACAAGAcaagggaggaagaggaggagtttTTCAACACTGCACAAACTGAAAAGCAGCAAAACTGGTGGAAGGTCCAGAGGGGTGCTGAGGACAGGGGGGCCACACAAGGTGGTGAGGAGGAGGACCCTGTCAGCAGCCCCCTACCTGGTCTAACGCTCGACAGACCAAAGGACATCTGCAgagaggacgaggaggaggaggaggaagaagaagaagaggagggagagagtggcATCCCTGTCCTCCCTTCTCTTGGGGGTGTCTCTCCAAGTGGGGGTGGTGTCTGGGAGGCGGGCAACCCCACAGAGTCTTCGGGATGGGGAGGAGCTGTTGCAGTCATGGAAACCCCTGCCAAGAAAGGACACCTGGACGAAGAGAgtgtaggaggagagagggagactagggagggagaaggaggagggTCAGGGCTGGAGATGGACACTGAGATGAAGAGCAGGAACTCGCCAAGAAAATCAACCACAGACCCCCCTGTCTCTCCAccccctccccttcctcccCCTTCTCCCCCccatcctcctccacctcctcttcctcccggAGAGCAAAACCCCCAAGAGCAGCAGGAGAATCCAGACCAGCCCCAGTGTGGCCAACTGTCAGGGTTTCGCTTGGGTCCCGGCCGGCCTGCTCTCCACCCTTCTCCTCGAAAAAAACGGCCCCGACCCCTACAGCAGGGCCAGCTAGTCCACGGAGCAGCAGGGGCagtggcagaggaggaggaggaggaggaaggagggAAGGCCACTGCCAATGTCAGCGCCCCCTCTTCTGCCACCGCTGCCGCTGGCAAGCAGGTTTCGTTGGAGCCGGAGCCAAAGCGACGCCGGAAAGCAGGTCGTCCCCCCAAAAGGAAGTCTGGGTCCACAGCCGCTGGGAGAGTGGCGGCCACTGGTGGCCCTGTTGCCGTGAGGGAGCTCATCCCTCAAGGggatgaggaggaagaggagggggtgGAGAACCACGCAGGGGGGATGAGGAAGAGGCGTGATGCACTGGTGGTGAAGAAAGAGGAAGTGGATGAAGAGGAGTTGAGAAGGGGAGACACTCACCAATCCATCTATCCCTCCCCCTTGCTCCCCACCCCTCCACTGCTCGGGGAGTGGCGACCAAGGACTgtgaagaaggagagagggagagggagaggcagaggcaAAGGCAGAGGGAGTTGGAGGGAGCCATGCCCAGGTCTGCCTGAGGCAGAGGCGGGCTTTGAGGGACCGCGCAGGAAGGTTGGTCGGCCCAGGAAGAGTCAGCCTGTCGGGGAGATCAAAAGGGAGTCTGGAGGTGAGTCAGGGGCAGAGTCAGGGGCTGCCTTGGCATTCTTCAGCCTGATGCAAGAACACAGCTCCACAGCTTCTGAGGCAGCAGTGCTGGTGCAGGGAGAGTCCTGCACAGGAGAGAGGCTTGTGcctccccccaacccccaacaGAGCCCGTCCATGAAaggcagagggagaggcagGGGCAGAGGGAGAGGCAGGGGCAGAGGGAGAGGGCGGGGACGCTGGCTGGTCTCCCACACCTCGGTGGCAGTGGGGACGCCTGATTCCATCTCCGCTGCCGCCGCCCCCGCCATGGTACCCTGGGGGGACCTCAAAGCTGACAGAGGTGGTTTGGTTTGTAGTCAGCTGCGGAAGAAGGTGGGGCGCCCAAGGAAGTTTGCAACCAATCATATTAAACAGGAGGAGGGGAAAGAGGGAGCAGTCAAAGATATTCCTTTTCCTCTTCCTGAGCTACAGAACTCCACCCCCATCCATGGGCAGACCCCTCCATCAGGGGGGGACATCTCCCAGGATTTCAAATTGGAGCAGGATGAAATGCCTGTTGGATCTCCCAGAAACCACCTGGGCAAGAGGGGGCGGGGAGCAGGAAGGTGGGGGAGGGGCCAGGGGGAAGAGGGTATGGCCAAGCAAAGGAAGAGTAGTGTGGTAGTGGAGGAGCAGTGGCCAGCGGAggccgagagagagggagaggacatTGTGAAGCacaagggggagagagagcgagcatgGGCAGGTTGCGCCACAGGCACCGGGCTTCTGCTCAAAGTGCGCCGGAAAGTAGGGAGGCCACccaagagggggagagggagagggagagggaggggggaggctAGGGCTATGGAGGGAGGGGACACCAACCTGACCCACACCTCCACAGCCAACCACCTCCCACTCCTGCAAAATCGCATGATCTCCCCTGAGGACATGCCCCAGGGACCCCAAGGACTGGAGCTGAAGGAGGAGAAAGATGAGGGGGAGAGAACAGTTGAAaccaggacaggacagggagctGGGAAGCCCCTAAAGAATGCAAAACTGACCAGGGAAGCCACTGAGGGGGAGGTGGAGGACTGTTTCCCTGAGCCACAACATCGCCTGGCACCCCCCCTTGAGAGTTCACTGCATCCTTCCCCACCTCCAGATGCCATTGCCATCCCTAGTGCCACCCCAAAAGTGAAGCGCAGGGTCGGGCGGCCGCGGAAGAACCCCAGCCAGACTGGGGACGCCAAGACTGAGCTGGAAGGGAGACGGCAGTCACTTGTCGCCTCCTCCCGGGAACACCTACTGTGCCCTTCACAAGAAAACCCTGCCGCTGCAGATGCTGCTACAGCCCCTGCCACTGCTGCTTCCGTCACTACGAAGCTCCAACGGACAGTGGATCGACTGCCAAAACTCCCCACAAGCTGTGGTCAGGATGCAGCTGATGACAGCTTACCAGAGATGCCAAAAGTTTCCCCAccactttctccttctcctcctccttttcCAGTGGACCCCACAGTGAGACGGAAAGTTGGGCGGCCACCGAAGAATAAGAGCAGCACTGTGAGTAAACCCAGAGAGCAATCGCCCCCTCCCACATGCCCTGAGGAGCCCCTCCCCCTGACTGACAACATCGCTGCAGCTGTTGCCAAGGTTGGGCGAAGGGCCGGACGGCCACGCAAGAACCCTGCcacagctggaggaggaggaggtgcaCCGGTAACAGACACGGGAACCGTCTCTGAGTTGCACGTTGGCCCCGCCCCTGCGGAGCTCGCCCTGCTGTCCCCATATGAAGCCCTGAAGCAGCCACCGGAAAGCCCTTGCAAGACAGAAGTGACACTGGAAGAGACAGTGCCCGGCAACATCCCCCATTTACCAGTCGACCAATCCCCCACCAAGGCCTCCCCACAGGCTCTCCCAGCTATCGAACCATCCCGCAAGGGAAGGCGCCCAGGAAAGAAGGATGGCAAGAGGGGGATCTGGACACTGGACGGGGCTGCCCCTGCCGTCACTCCAGGGTTCCTGCCTGCACCACAATACAAGGAGCCAGCTGGACTGGGTGCGGGCAGGGCCAGGGGGGCAGGGCTGCGGAAGGGAAGGAGGCTGCAGAGGACGACCCTGCCACGGAGGACCAGGCTACCCAGGGGAGTTGTGACAGTGGAAGCCACAGCAGCGGTGCCTCTCGGTTCCCCTGAGGAGCTGAGGAGTGATGCTGAGGCTCATGGGTGGACTGTAGGGGAGAAGGCCGCAATGGGCGGCATAGCCAACAGTAGCAGGAAACCTGGGCAGCTGCTACTTCCGTTCTCTGAAGGCACAGAGCTGAGGAAAgcgaaagaggaggaggaggggctgAGCCTGAATCTGGACTATACCGGTCACAACCTTGGCCCGCCCCTCTCCTCtctacccccacccccgcccccaccACTGTCCATCTTTGCTGCTGCCGGGCCCACGCAGACGAGGCTGCCCAGGAGGGCAGGGCGGCCCCCGAAGAAACGGGGCCGGCGGAGGGGTCAGGGGACAGTCGAAGCCACTGATCCCGGGCACCTCTATCTCGCTGGGCAGGACCTGGTGGCCACTCTGGAGGCCTCTATGCAGCCTGGGCAGGCCAGGACAGGGGAGATGGCGGAAATGACATCACTAATGGAGCAGCCCAGTGCCCTGGCTCCTCCTCCAGCTGAGGGTTCAAGAAAGAAGAGGTCAGAAGAGACCACAGAGACCCAAACTGAGCCCTACACTGCCCCCGTCGATGTACCCTCAACCCCCGTCTTTAAATTGCCAAGGAAAGTAGGGAGACCACCCAAGAAACGCCGCAAGAAAGAGCAAGCAGCAATAACGGTGATGCCCACGCTCCTCGCCCCAGTCTCTCTCGAGCCATTGGTCCCAGCCCTGGCAGAAGCAGCGGCAGCACAGAGGGACGTGACATTAGGAGAGACCCGGGCTGAGGAGGAGGTAGGCCTCAGTGATGCTGCTGTCCCAGGAGAGAGGCACAGTGGGGAGGAGCATGCGGCGGTGCTGGCACATGGCCCACATGACAATGAGCGATCAGAGGAAACCttagaggaggagggggagagccAAAGTGCAGATACAATTGTGGACAGCCGAATTGGTGGGCGTGGGGTGGAAGGAGAGGAgaacgaggacgaggaggcatTAGAGCCACACCAGCTGCCCAGGTTGAAATCGAAATTGAAAACGCCAACCACCACAGAAGCCAACATCCAGGAGAGAGATGGCAGCCCAGTCCAAAATGTGTCCTCCAGGACACCAGCAAGTAGTGAGGAAGTGGATGGGGTGGCGGTGGTCGAGGTAAAGCAAGCCGCCACCTCTGCTCCCCCTTCCCCCTCAACTCCAGAGTCATCCCCAGACAGGCCCCCCCCAAGTCCCCGTCTGCTCTCATCCCAGGAGGCTCTGGGGGCAACGGTCACCACTCCCCTGCAAGACGTACAGTCCACCCCACaagaggagcaggaggaggaagaaggacAGGAAGTGGATGGGGAACCAGACATCCCTCCTGCCCCACTGGATGaggcagaggaagaggaggaggaggaggaaggacaGGAGGTTGATGGGGATCAGTGTTCCAAAGTGCAGGATCAGGCTGACAACGCAGCAGCTACGGAAGAACTGCTGGCTCTGCCCTCAGATAGGCcagcagggggagcagaggccgagcagacagtgagagagaaggACCCACCAGGCCCAGAGTCAGCACAACCAGAGAGAGGGCCAGAGAGGGCAGCGGAACGTGAAAGACCACTGGCAGCTGCTATGGGG encodes:
- the LOC136764978 gene encoding uncharacterized protein LOC136764978, producing the protein MPEEEEEEEEGRKGRGGGSGGGAEVKGKGVKKERETAAASVLSPESLPLQTLQKGDPGCPRKAPEVDRMWAEPVLGEGHFLTDSGLLQTSSSSSSSSSSSSSYSPPTVSLGPELKQCVTENGSPSKEIQKQQQQQQEEEEEEQGRGEEEAKMQQDGATVEEECRMQMREDKTREEEEEFFNTAQTEKQQNWWKVQRGAEDRGATQGGEEEDPVSSPLPGLTLDRPKDICREDEEEEEEEEEEEGESGIPVLPSLGGVSPSGGGVWEAGNPTESSGWGGAVAVMETPAKKGHLDEESVGGERETREGEGGGSGLEMDTEMKSRNSPRKSTTDPPVSPPPPLPPPSPPHPPPPPLPPGEQNPQEQQENPDQPQCGQLSGFRLGPGRPALHPSPRKKRPRPLQQGQLVHGAAGAVAEEEEEEEGGKATANVSAPSSATAAAGKQVSLEPEPKRRRKAGRPPKRKSGSTAAGRVAATGGPVAVRELIPQGDEEEEEGVENHAGGMRKRRDALVVKKEEVDEEELRRGDTHQSIYPSPLLPTPPLLGEWRPRTVKKERGRGRGRGKGRGSWREPCPGLPEAEAGFEGPRRKVGRPRKSQPVGEIKRESGGESGAESGAALAFFSLMQEHSSTASEAAVLVQGESCTGERLVPPPNPQQSPSMKGRGRGRGRGRGRGRGRGRGRWLVSHTSVAVGTPDSISAAAAPAMVPWGDLKADRGGLVCSQLRKKVGRPRKFATNHIKQEEGKEGAVKDIPFPLPELQNSTPIHGQTPPSGGDISQDFKLEQDEMPVGSPRNHLGKRGRGAGRWGRGQGEEGMAKQRKSSVVVEEQWPAEAEREGEDIVKHKGERERAWAGCATGTGLLLKVRRKVGRPPKRGRGRGRGRGEARAMEGGDTNLTHTSTANHLPLLQNRMISPEDMPQGPQGLELKEEKDEGERTVETRTGQGAGKPLKNAKLTREATEGEVEDCFPEPQHRLAPPLESSLHPSPPPDAIAIPSATPKVKRRVGRPRKNPSQTGDAKTELEGRRQSLVASSREHLLCPSQENPAAADAATAPATAASVTTKLQRTVDRLPKLPTSCGQDAADDSLPEMPKVSPPLSPSPPPFPVDPTVRRKVGRPPKNKSSTVSKPREQSPPPTCPEEPLPLTDNIAAAVAKVGRRAGRPRKNPATAGGGGGAPVTDTGTVSELHVGPAPAELALLSPYEALKQPPESPCKTEVTLEETVPGNIPHLPVDQSPTKASPQALPAIEPSRKGRRPGKKDGKRGIWTLDGAAPAVTPGFLPAPQYKEPAGLGAGRARGAGLRKGRRLQRTTLPRRTRLPRGVVTVEATAAVPLGSPEELRSDAEAHGWTVGEKAAMGGIANSSRKPGQLLLPFSEGTELRKAKEEEEGLSLNLDYTGHNLGPPLSSLPPPPPPPLSIFAAAGPTQTRLPRRAGRPPKKRGRRRGQGTVEATDPGHLYLAGQDLVATLEASMQPGQARTGEMAEMTSLMEQPSALAPPPAEGSRKKRSEETTETQTEPYTAPVDVPSTPVFKLPRKVGRPPKKRRKKEQAAITVMPTLLAPVSLEPLVPALAEAAAAQRDVTLGETRAEEEVGLSDAAVPGERHSGEEHAAVLAHGPHDNERSEETLEEEGESQSADTIVDSRIGGRGVEGEENEDEEALEPHQLPRLKSKLKTPTTTEANIQERDGSPVQNVSSRTPASSEEVDGVAVVEVKQAATSAPPSPSTPESSPDRPPPSPRLLSSQEALGATVTTPLQDVQSTPQEEQEEEEGQEVDGEPDIPPAPLDEAEEEEEEEEGQEVDGDQCSKVQDQADNAAATEELLALPSDRPAGGAEAEQTVREKDPPGPESAQPERGPERAAERERPLAAAMGQAPLSGEEDSREDEGEEAALQRKPARPKNRKRSQAPSEQRVLRSREPRVQDLGHTEAKSDNQDPLQNGPESPVPEFKPTQTEPQRLEVGGEEAEPQEVSPVEPSPAPADLQSPGALPSLQTDPPALPSRTEADTQDEASNAIEIQGSGGLQEVPTTPQVPLLVAAAALEETVIEVEDSASVCSGRTTPCPGWTGLGPLVVKAEVEELPIMCIEEVPLATLDLEPELQPELIPAATDPTQSRASLPKMGLDQTASQKPQIGVKLEEEEEEAEEEEEEEAEEEEEEELEEQDYREEGEERVQDDDREETGVGGRDIGEGEQAAPSPRRARGRPPNSPRSLGRNPVECQYCGRFFRHLSPYIIHLRVHTGERPYSCQDCGRSFAQLSNLNAHRKLHEAPGLFPCPHCPRRFRQLDTLRTHLHSHASSPQHLSSAQSPAQSLLQSQSITQSDTQTKSTAVTQLQPQYQSQSISQSQSRSQSVLTGERPEATMTTSEGSGQSQAKSSSSAAPPTPAALPPARDGKAFVCGECGKAFRYAGPLQIHLRVHSGERPYRCPVCDKSFSQVSSLNTHEKTHWPVKPYCCAICGRGFTQLGALKAHSRTHTGERPFSCADCGQAFTQLGSLRTHQALQVCCAGEKGAEAEAEIEKEKEKEGRPQCEFCGKSFRYAGQYDVHLRSHTGARPYVCQHCGRQFSQVSNLNVHRRHHCPAEGGMGGAQQQSTVTSPPGPLLPHSPLSAQATPSSNSSSLLSCPPLQSHPTHCRSLPKKSSEDRLSAAVPSSSAPSPSSSSPHVFPRPDWHCRPPREHECPDCGRLFGHAGRLRAHMLTHARGSTYSCTDCGKTLADWGKFRLHQRVHSRRRVGRYACTQCGRRFRFASLYQEHLRQHATQAPHACPLCPHSFTSQRELRAHHWDAHRPRKAHKCNLCGKGFNHPGNLDRHQLIHRGGRPHHCPCCAKSFPHLSSLQAHQSSPGPCHETPPTLPPARPPRSALYQCGECDASFRTLDLLFRHQLCHSSADDRSPWGNGEIAGRRVSAPPLLQRSSTPAPTQPSPRHPHSPHSVYISAHPDDLYTYPSPSVPLPPLHEPPPSTAYQSPRRHSHSLLHHSTRGLELYKPPSSRPPRSSVALSPLAPLPRHKLLPQPPAPQPSLVKPVPGSRNGRGSGGAAFVQHAPIRLTQPLATSSPQEPPFHNQSCSHVYRESTGPVGPLTETEAEEEEEEEEEGFQCAECCAEFRTVQELYEHYLKHARGEV